The Engraulis encrasicolus isolate BLACKSEA-1 chromosome 22, IST_EnEncr_1.0, whole genome shotgun sequence sequence gcacacacgcaaacacaaacacgtgcacgtgcacacacgtacacacgtacacacgcatgcacacacacgcgcgcgcacacacacacacacacacgcgcgcacacacacacgcgcgcacacacacgcatgcacgcacgcacacgcaaggtGTTTAGTCAAACGAGGGGAAGTTAGAACACACAACTCCATCAGCATCACTCTGCGAAACGTCATTCAAAAGGCGCTGGATGTGCTCGGACGTGGCGTGCAATGCTGCTGTCACATAATCACTCTTCTCAACCCTGCACATGCTGCCTGCATGGTGCTCCTCAACACTGGCGGaacacaagtacttcaggcccccctgcaagctaccaagaatgggcccccgaacgaaaaaagagggcctaatatcatgtggagggggcccgtttcttcaagtcaagggcccatgtgggccccccgcctcgtatgggcccccctgcctcgcccGGGCTGCAGGGGTATACTTCATGTCCCTGCTCCTCAACGTATTTGACGGCTCCTCCAAGCCGCCACCGGCAGGACTCAGGAAGAGGTTGCTGCAGCGAAACACTTTGACTCGAATTTGTTGTCAGCCTGCcactcacattttttttctttttctctcgctctctctctctctctgtttcgttgtctcactctctcttaccCCATGAAACTAAATCCTCTGGAGTGCAGCGTGTCCTCTGTGAACCTCTTAATACCTTTCACTTAGCGCAGCTGTGAAATTCAACGTGCCATTTAGGGTTTTCGCTTGATCCCTGCTCAATGCCCCTCGGCAGAAGCGATGCCCTGacacctttcttctctctttctttctatctctctccctctctctctctctcctttttcagtTTCCCTCCTTCACGGCTCATGTGCCTTTGTTGTGACACCTGTGCTCAGGTGTGTTACCATAACCGGAGAtaggtagcctagcgagccaatTTGTTATGTCTGTGAGGCAAAAAGacgaagaatgtttttttttttcttttttgggaagGGGATGGGCGATGACTCCACAGTATACTACGCGCTCAGGAGATGTCACTTTGGCGTGCCATCAACAACACCCTCCCTGTTGGCTTCTCCGCTGTAGGGGAAGCATGCAAATTTCAACagattacccacacacacacacgctctcacacttcAGCTTTTTGTTCTGATGTACCATTAAACAATGTTGGTTGTGCGCCAAGTTGCGGTTTCTCAGCCGCATCTAAAAACCTGTTAGTCACTGCACTAAAAAACATCCCTTttccacatttgttttttttattttttacgtaTACAGGTTTCCACCTCTGCCATATCTGTGAAACGAAGCGGGTGGACCGGGAGAAAGGCCTTTCCCTCTATTTCCCCCCTCTATCCAATCATCTGGCTTACTCAGTTGTCACTAACGCAACGGGCTTCACAGAAATTGCAGACGGCAAAGGTGACAACAGTGATATAAAAAAGCAATAACAGCTGTTTCGGTGACATGGCAGTCACCGTGCTCGGGCTCGTAATGCCTTGGAAAAGCAATTGCAAGCGAAAGAGGCATTTACCCAACTGCAAAGGAGCATGCATTTGAATGCCTATTTTCCCTTCTGAAGCGCGGTGATCGCTTGGCAAAGCAATCTCTGGCATTGCAACACTCTCCGTTCCTGCAGTTGTCGGAGCAGTCAAGGATAGTTTGTGTGTGGGACAGAGCTGGCAGGCAATGGACTAATGGTTCGGGACCAGAAGGTTGTAGGTGCAAATCCCGTACTAAATAAAAGGTGGTTGGGAGAGTGACTGAttagtcctctctctctgtctctccctccctccctttcactctcACCCACAGATATTACAGCCCCTGAACTAAGCATAGAAACCAATGTTGATCTAGGGACTGTCCCTGTACCAGAATCACTGGATAAGTGTACCAATAAATGCATTATCTTGTGCTGTAAGGCGTGATGCGTGATGttaagtagtgtagtgtagagcagtgtagtgtagtgtaggttagtgtagtgtagtgtagagtatagtagtgtagtgtattgtagtgtagtttagtgtagtgtagagtagtttaatatagtgtagtgtagtttaatgtagtgtagtgtaatgtggtgtggtgtggtgtagtgtagtgtagtgtaatgtggtgtggtgtagtgtagtgtaatgtaatgtaatctaatgtaatcatCATCTGGGGTTCTGTAGTAATCACCCAAGTGTGGCTCTGGAAGATGTCTCCGGGGCTACTGGTGCACACTTTGTCTCCCTCCAGGCCGATCACCCGTTTGCAGATATTTATCCTCGGGTCAGACGGGCTTCTGACTATTACAATGTCTCCCCTGCGGAACAGATTTAACAAAGAATAAACAGGCACATTCGCCTCAAAAAAGTTTTAGGTGCAGGACCTCcaaaaagtcacatgaaaacatgaagtCTGCACACCAATCTTTccattttctatttattttttttgtgctaAATTCAGAAAAACTGAAGGTTGCTGTACATACTTTATTTTCAGTCCCCCTGTGGGACAGATCACAATCACATTCACAATCAATAGCCAATCAATGTTTTAATGAATGTCAATCACCCTGGCACACACAGCTGTATGCAAATCAATGCAAATCTTAGATGCCTTGTTCATGGATTAGTAGTGTATTTTATATCTATATGGTAATTAAACCTGCATGTTAACCTTGACATACAATGACGCTTCATGATTGCAGAGGTAATAATTGGGGATCCCAGGAAGACTAGTGAACTGCTATGGCACAACTTACTTATTTACTACTAATAAAAAAGTTGACTCACTTGTCTATTCTGAAAAAATGTCTACTGAACCGTTCTGAGAGGACAATGTCATTGCTTGTGATCGTGGGCTCCATGGACGGTCCTGTGCACTGGGGAGAAAAAGGATATTTGTCAGGTGTAAAGAATGACTTTCAGATCTACACTACATCATATAAAAGACACTCAAGCTTAAAGTGACACTTAAAGTGCTTTAAGTGACACTCCAGGATTTTTGACATACTGTAGGACCCTATTTCATGGTTAGTCAGAGTATTGGAGACGTGTAGAGacaccattttgaaattccaaacaggCCTTGAAATTCCAGATATCGCTGGAGCTAGGCTAGCGCAAAAAATCCTGGAGTGAGCTGTAATATAACATGAGTAGGTTTTTGTATTAATGGCCCCATTTTTCTCAActcattaaaggataacttcagtcaacttcaacatgcagttgtaatgctcacactaccctggactttacAGTACcagagtttttttcttcttcagccttttcctagatcctggtcattgtaatggggacagctgtttgtttacatttcaaaaaaaacttttttatttattcccaaaaacatccaaaagtttatgcaaaatcagcagacaactagcaaacagcggtaccttttgggaaaatattttgagtaggccgatgttatttaaaaaaaaaaaagtaaaatgctgcccccattagaatagctcatatctcggaaagggctgagccgaaaatgtggcatcaccacgtactggcaagtcaagggtcgcgtgagcaatacaacagcatattgaaattgactgaagtggtcctttaagctcAGTATTCGCTTTGCTACTGTCCATGGCCAGTTTGTCAGGGAGAGTCAGTGAGCTCAAAATGGAAGGTGTTGTTTTGGATCCTACTGTACTTACAGCCACAAACTCCCCGAGGTATTCAAAGGCACAGTGGGCAATGCAGCCATACTGCACGGTGTAGCCGACAAAACCCAGCGTCTTCCAGAGGGCTCGCCGAAACATTTCACAGTAAGTTGAAGcgctagagagaaaaaaaaaagacgacatcaACATTGGACATCAATTAATAACGAATCATAGGTTACATTATTTCAATTGACACAGTTTAGTTACACTGACAACTACACTAGTGATCAGATAATATATTGACATTTGGTTGAAATAAAGTTAGGTGTAAAGTTAAGTTATGAGTGTGTATCTTTTAAATGAATCCATCAAGGACACAATACACACAAGTCTGAGACAAGACACTTTGACTTTCACTATCTGCTAGTGCAAGTTACCATTTATGGTATAAAAGATCGATTTTTCACACAGACAACTTTTCAGAGCCCCTGTAGAATTTACTTTTTTTAAGAATCACCTATGATCAGTCCTGGACTTAACTCTAGAACAATCTGCTCACTCTCCACCTAAACTCTCGCCAGTTGTCTCTGCTGCTCTCCTTGACAATTTCTCTAACTGGTGGTACTCGCTGCAAAACAAcgctaagcagtgttgccagattgggcggtttctagtggtgtcaacaataatcgatttggcaatgcaatgcaatgcaatgcaatgcggggcatggacaattcaattcaatgcggcaagttccataatcgatgctgcaaattttcaagtttcaattacttccgtggatatttcaggagcaaatgaatgtttaattaaataaaagcacttcaaagcattgaaaactgcaagactgatacagaaaacagccaatacaatcttgcccagtatctgactacttgtattgcctcattacTGATTACTGATTACTGACattgactgatgaaacatttgctttgctttcagtagaaatgtaatgcattgcaatgcattgtagaattgaatcgcatCGAAACCTTCCGAATCGTAATCAAATCGAATTGTAAGGGCAGTGCCTATGCACACCACTAGCGGTTTCaccacccaattgggctatttAGGCTGGCCGTCTACGGTGCATTGGATAGGTTTTTCTGTAGTTATGGCCATAGAATTCAATACAATGAGGTTCAAATTGGGCATGATTTTGAGCCTCCagccaggcggtttttgagcttttttatgggctggaaatgatcaggcacatctggcaaccctgacgctAAGGCCTTAAAACCGCCTACTAAACCACCCTTGCCCCTTCTCTCTCAGgccacacacagaatcacataaAAGGATTTCCGAGCTCCACCGTCACCAAGGTGACTAAGGTCCGGGTTCCATTTTTTCCTCTACCTAGTTGTTTGTCATCGGCCGTCAGCACTTAAAAcagacacaactctctctctctgttgtctgaATAAACAGCACATCCCCACTCACGCTATTGACTTTTCCTTGAGTCGCTTGACTCTCCTCTCTGGCAGATGAGGCCGGGGTCGGTCGGACGGgcacggtgtggtgtggtgtggtgtgggtaaaTCTTTGCACACCACCAACATCCATCAATAAAGACATTGTTTGGATGTTTGTACACATCCCAAAATGCTCTCCGCTCTGCCTGACTcaggaaaggggggaaaaaacaagctAACGAAAAGTGAAAGTGCGGTATAAAAGCATGGCTACCCTAGGCCCCTTAATGGCGGTTACCATCAGGCCTTTCCCAGCAACGCAAGAATAACTGGCCAGGCCTGCGCATTTGATGATCAGTAGGTGATGGGGGAAGTCTGtgttcaagtctctctctctcttcgctctcgctctcgctctctctctctctctctctctctctctctctctctctctctctttctctctcatatccTATCGGCTACTCCATCCATGGCATTAGCTCGGGTCAGCAGAGCAGAAAGAGCCCAAACTAAAGCCCCTGTGTCCCAGGGAATGATATCTCAGATATGGGAGAGGATTAACCCTCTTCCCCAGTCACCCCCTCACTGatgaaaagaagaaggaaaaaaaaccctcatgtccaaacacagaacaaacacacaaagacacacaagtgcacatgtatacacacacataaacacaaacacgcacatagatgcacacacacaaataaattgcacgcgcgcacgcgcacacacacacagtgatcccCACCATGCCAAAtgcgtgcacaagcacacacacccaaacacacacacgcacacacacacacaccccaccccaccaagtGTCAGGTGGCCACCCTGTGCCACAAAAGGTGCTACACCTAATCCCATTAagacaccatccatccatccatccatccatctaccatAGCAAGCCCCCACTAAACCCCATCGCATCCCATCCCATAATATCCCTCTccacagggccgctggcagctttagccaggcccgggtcaaagtcatctgaaaagccccccctctGCTCCATACATGGGTGAAATGTCAGGTGGAGTAACGACATTTAATGCCCACAAAACACcaaagtaattggtggttgatatgctgcaatgaatgtgtttcttagatagtccactaaaaacaacgagacaaacaaaaaaatctgtgcaatagtggcactggctgtcttttgcgccgccctgacatgtgctactgcaaAAACATCACTGagccacatgcaatgtaatggggacccagttcTAACCtgtgggcccctcctctccctgggcccaggaggacACCTGGCCTGTTAGTCACCCTCTGTCAGCTGCCATGTCACCCCTGTCCCATTCCATTCCAATCCCATTCTAACCCCAACCCTGACTCTCACAGCCAGCGATCAAACTCAGACTTCatcacaccaccaccccaacacctaccaacgaaacacacacacacacacacacacacacacacacacacacacacacacacacacacacacacacacacacacacacacacacacacacggcaggggaATGACTCAAACCAAACCGGTGCTCTGCTGCAGCAGCAACTAGAACTACACGTGCGTGCCTGCTTAGTTCAGAATGTTATTTTATTACACCGCTTGCATGTTTTGCCGTTTTTAACCTTCTTCTCAACATATCTGAGGACTTTCATTGCTGAGAAATGTGGGCACATAGACCACACCACAGTGGGCACTATACAAGCTCTTCACAACATAATAATACACAATCAGAAACACAAGAGTCAATACCCCACCCATTCATTATATTCATTTTAAGAATCATCTCAAGGCACTTACATGATGTCCAAATCTTTTATGACTTTTATTATGACAGGCACTCCAACTTACAGTCCAACCGTCTTAAAGTAGGCAAATGAAAACACAAATTCAATGTATTTTTCAGGACAATAGCATGTGACAGTTACACCCTATACCACAGTGCATAtacacaatgcatacaatgtatacATTTAGTTGCTTACAGACAGTCATAGAGTCTGTATCAAGTCTGTATTTTATCAAGAAGATTTGCTTCTATTagaggggtacacacacacacacacacacacacacacacacacacacacacacacacacacacacacacacacacacacacacacacacacacacacacacacacacacacacacacacacatggccctaTCCTCATACCTCCCACCTCTACCAACATCCCCTCTGCGATCCATCCAGTCCTCTCT is a genomic window containing:
- the immp1l gene encoding mitochondrial inner membrane protease subunit 1, whose amino-acid sequence is MFRRALWKTLGFVGYTVQYGCIAHCAFEYLGEFVACTGPSMEPTITSNDIVLSERFSRHFFRIDKGDIVIVRSPSDPRINICKRVIGLEGDKVCTSSPGDIFQSHTWVPKGHVWLEGDNLRNSTDSRSYGPVPYALIRGRVCLKLWPFINFGPLSDSPNNRDTRIS